A genomic region of Barnesiella viscericola DSM 18177 contains the following coding sequences:
- a CDS encoding ABC transporter ATP-binding protein, whose amino-acid sequence MKDFIAILRRFVPPYKYYLVLNIFFNILASILTLFSFALIIPILEILFKLKQATYTFMPWNSGSLKDVVVNNFYYYITSIIDREGPGFALLILGVFLIVMTFFKTAATYLSSHFMIPLRSGIVRDIRNYVYEKVVSLPIGFFTSEKKGDVMARMSGDVGEIENSIMASLDMMFKNPIMIIVCLVTMFAISWQLTVFVLILLPTAGYIMGQVGKKLKRRSLEGQNQWGLLMSIIEETLGGLRIIKAFNAENKMINWFHAENNVFYRISNRINRRQALAHPMSEFLGTCTICIVLWYGGSLILSGTSSIDAASFIYYLVIFYSIINPAKDLSKAAYSIQKGLASMERVDLILSAVNPIKDPEKPVELTDMKEGIEYRDVSFRYNTENVVKHVNLTIKKGQTVALVGQSGSGKSTMADLLPRFYDVNEGGIYIDGVNIKDFRVRDLRELMGNVNQEAILFNDSFYNNITFGVENATMEQVIEAAKIANAHDFIMATEEGYDTCIGDRGSRLSGGQRQRVSIARAILKNPPILILDEATSALDTESERLVQEALENLMRNRTTLVIAHRLSTIKDADLICVMHEGEIVERGRHDELIKLDRYYKRLVDMQKF is encoded by the coding sequence ATGAAAGATTTTATTGCGATTCTGCGGCGGTTTGTACCCCCTTATAAATACTATCTCGTACTCAATATCTTTTTCAACATACTGGCATCGATATTGACGCTTTTCTCGTTTGCGCTCATTATCCCCATTCTCGAAATCCTGTTCAAGCTCAAACAGGCCACCTACACCTTCATGCCGTGGAATTCCGGTTCGCTCAAAGATGTGGTGGTCAACAACTTCTATTACTACATTACCTCGATTATCGACCGGGAGGGGCCCGGCTTTGCCCTGCTCATCTTGGGGGTGTTCCTCATCGTGATGACCTTCTTCAAGACCGCGGCCACCTATTTGAGTTCGCACTTCATGATTCCGCTGCGGTCGGGTATCGTACGCGATATTCGCAACTATGTCTACGAGAAGGTGGTGAGCCTGCCCATAGGCTTCTTTACCAGTGAGAAGAAGGGCGATGTGATGGCGCGCATGTCGGGCGATGTGGGCGAAATCGAGAACTCGATCATGGCTTCGCTCGACATGATGTTCAAGAACCCCATTATGATTATCGTTTGCTTGGTTACGATGTTTGCCATCAGCTGGCAGCTCACGGTCTTTGTGCTGATCCTCCTCCCCACGGCGGGATATATTATGGGGCAGGTGGGCAAGAAACTCAAACGCCGTTCGCTCGAAGGGCAGAACCAGTGGGGCCTGCTGATGTCGATTATCGAGGAGACGCTGGGCGGGCTGCGCATCATCAAGGCTTTTAATGCCGAGAACAAGATGATCAACTGGTTCCATGCCGAAAACAATGTATTCTATCGTATCTCCAACCGCATCAACCGGCGGCAGGCACTGGCGCACCCCATGAGCGAGTTCTTGGGTACCTGCACCATCTGTATCGTGCTGTGGTATGGCGGTTCGCTCATTCTCTCGGGCACGAGCAGCATCGACGCCGCTTCGTTCATCTACTACCTGGTTATCTTTTACAGCATCATCAATCCGGCCAAGGACCTCTCGAAGGCGGCCTACTCGATACAGAAGGGTCTGGCTTCGATGGAGCGTGTCGACCTGATTCTCTCGGCTGTGAACCCCATCAAGGACCCCGAGAAGCCGGTCGAACTGACCGACATGAAAGAGGGTATCGAGTATCGCGACGTGTCGTTCAGATATAACACCGAGAATGTGGTCAAGCACGTGAACCTCACCATCAAGAAGGGTCAGACGGTGGCTCTGGTGGGTCAGTCGGGTTCGGGCAAGTCGACGATGGCCGACCTCTTGCCCCGCTTCTACGATGTGAACGAGGGGGGCATCTACATCGACGGGGTCAACATCAAGGATTTCAGGGTGCGCGACTTGCGCGAGTTGATGGGGAATGTGAACCAGGAGGCTATCTTGTTCAACGACTCGTTCTACAACAACATCACCTTCGGCGTGGAGAATGCCACTATGGAGCAGGTAATCGAGGCGGCCAAGATTGCCAATGCCCACGACTTTATCATGGCTACCGAGGAGGGGTACGACACTTGCATCGGCGACCGGGGCAGCCGCTTGTCGGGCGGACAACGCCAACGGGTGAGCATCGCCCGAGCCATCTTGAAGAACCCCCCTATCCTGATTCTCGACGAGGCCACGTCGGCCCTCGATACCGAGTCGGAACGGCTTGTGCAGGAGGCGCTCGAAAACCTCATGCGCAACCGCACGACGCTGGTGATTGCCCACCGCCTCTCGACCATCAAGGATGCCGACCTCATCTGCGTGATGCACGAGGGCGAAATCGTGGAGCGGGGACGTCACGACGAACTGATCAAACTCGACCGTTATTACAAGCGGTTGGTTGACATGCAGAAGTTTTAA
- a CDS encoding glycosyltransferase family 2 protein has protein sequence MNQTSHTLSIIIPAYNEEKTIAELLQRVLDADLGEGIGRELIVVNDCSTDSTGRIVEAFIAAHPDAPITYLRHDRNQGKGMAVRTGIQAVTGDYVVMQDADLELDPNDFAKMLPHLLSGQYQVVYGSRFLVEENSHTYVSYQMGGKFLSIMTNLLYGQHITDEPTCYKMFETRLLKSIPLDCKGFEFCPEVTAKVSRLGHKIKEVPIRYYPRSIEEGKKLRLKDGLQAIVTLLKYRFWKNTAR, from the coding sequence ATGAATCAAACAAGTCACACATTATCGATTATCATTCCGGCCTACAACGAGGAGAAAACGATTGCAGAACTGCTGCAACGCGTGCTCGACGCCGACCTGGGCGAGGGAATAGGCCGCGAACTGATTGTCGTGAACGACTGTTCGACCGACTCGACCGGCCGCATCGTCGAAGCGTTCATCGCCGCCCACCCCGATGCCCCCATCACCTACTTGAGGCACGACCGCAACCAGGGCAAGGGCATGGCCGTGCGCACCGGCATACAGGCCGTGACGGGCGACTATGTGGTGATGCAGGATGCCGACCTCGAACTCGATCCCAACGACTTTGCCAAGATGCTGCCGCACCTGCTCTCGGGGCAATACCAGGTAGTCTACGGCTCGCGATTCCTGGTCGAGGAGAACTCGCACACCTATGTCAGCTACCAGATGGGCGGCAAATTCCTGTCGATCATGACCAACCTGCTTTACGGTCAACACATCACCGACGAGCCCACCTGCTACAAGATGTTCGAGACCCGGCTGCTGAAATCGATACCCCTCGACTGCAAGGGATTTGAATTCTGCCCCGAGGTCACGGCCAAAGTCTCGCGCCTGGGTCACAAAATCAAGGAGGTGCCTATCCGCTACTATCCCCGTTCCATCGAGGAGGGGAAGAAACTACGTCTCAAAGACGGACTGCAAGCGATTGTCACCCTGCTGAAATACCGTTTCTGGAAAAACACTGCACGATGA